A single genomic interval of Malania oleifera isolate guangnan ecotype guangnan chromosome 13, ASM2987363v1, whole genome shotgun sequence harbors:
- the LOC131145894 gene encoding glycosyltransferase BC10-like gives MKNEQQRMISSKIINNSQMHPYNLIPYFLMFGFGLAFGIAAISYLKYCSFSLQLTQFFVPTLKPLPLPSSPFLLNPNNYSTALPAPEEAEAEAAAYSGRTGLKEFLKVPASAMHDMEDHELLWRASMVPRIRRYPFMRLPKVAFLFLTRGPLPMAPLWEMFFKGHEGLYSIYLHSHPSYNESMPKTSVFYGRNIPSKVVKWGEFSMVAAERRLLANAMLDVGNQRFVLLSESCIPIFNFTTVYSYLMGSNKSFIEAYDAPGSVARGRYNPRMMPHIHVWQWRKGSQWFEMDREVAVGVISDHKYAYLFRRFCKPACYSDEHYIPTYVSVKLWERNSNRTVTWVDWSQTGPHPGKIGEKNVTAENLTRLRFGTECEYNGRKTNICYLFARKVMPNALEKLLRVAPTLLFFQ, from the exons ATGAAGAACGAACAGCAGAGGATGATCTCCTCAAAGATAATCAACAATTCACAAATGCATCCCTACAACCTCATCCCATACTTTCTAATGTTTGGATTTGGTCTCGCATTTGGGATTGCTGCCATTTCCTACCTCAAATACTGTTCCTTCAGCCTCCAGCTCACCCAGTTCTTCGTCCCAACCCTAAAGCCCTTGCCCCTACCCTCCTCCCCCTTCCTTTTAAACCCTAATAATTATTCCACAGCATTGCCAGCGCCAGAAGAAGCAGAAGCAGAAGCAGCAGCTTACTCCGGCAGAACAGGGCTGAAGGAGTTCTTGAAGGTGCCAGCGTCCGCCATGCACGACATGGAAGACCACGAGCTCCTGTGGAGAGCCTCCATGGTGCCTCGAATCAGAAGGTACCCCTTCATGCGCCTCCCTAAGGTGGCCTTCTTGTTCTTGACCAGGGGACCTCTGCCCATGGCTCCTCTCTGGGAGATGTTCTTCAAAGGGCATGAAGGCCTCTACTCCATATACCTCCATTCTCATCCTTCCTATAACGAATCCATGCCCAAAACTTCTGTCTTCTACGGCCGCAATATCCCCAGCAAG GTCGTAAAATGGGGGGAGTTCAGCATGGTGGCGGCGGAGCGTCGACTTCTAGCAAACGCAATGCTCGACGTCGGAAACCAGCGGTTTGTCCTCCTCTCGGAGTCCTGCATTCCCATCTTCAACTTCACCACCGTCTACAGCTACCTAATGGGCTCCAACAAGAGCTTCATCGAGGCCTACGACGCCCCCGGCTCGGTGGCGCGTGGCCGCTACAACCCCCGCATGATGCCCCACATCCACGTCTGGCAGTGGCGCAAAGGCTCCCAGTGGTTCGAGATGGACCGCGAAGTCGCCGTCGGCGTCATCTCCGACCACAAATATGCCTACCTCTTCCGGCGGTTCTGCAAGCCAGCCTGCTACTCCGACGAGCACTACATCCCGACCTACGTGAGCGTGAAGCTTTGGGAGAGGAACTCGAACCGAACCGTGACTTGGGTTGATTGGTCCCAAACTGGGCCTCATCCGGGCAAGATCGGGGAGAAGAATGTGACCGCTGAGAATCTGACAAGGCTGAGGTTCGGAACAGAATGCGAATACAATGGGAGGAAAACCAATATATGCTACCTGTTTGCCAGGAAGGTGATGCCCAACGCATTGGAGAAGTTGCTCAGAGTTGCTCCCACACTGCTATTCTTCCAATAG